DNA from Toxoplasma gondii ME49 chromosome X, whole genome shotgun sequence:
tctcgtcctttctttccCCCTGCGCTTCGCCTTGCCGTGTCTCCGCGCGCTAtgtgctcttctcttcaacaTACGATCCCACTCACAGCTTTCTTTGATCGCTGCGTTATTCTCTTTCCAGCCTCCCCTTTCGGTTTTCTCCACATGTGCGctcctgctctttctctgtcaTCGCTGGGCTGAACTCTGTCTGGCGCTCTTCAGATCATCAGCATCCGCTCGATTCATTCgccggcttcttcgctgcctttcCCGAACTCCCCTGCGCGCCGCCAGCGGCAACACCGCGGCGGAAGAACCTGTCCTTCGTGCTCGAAGTATATGCCTGGCGACTCCGCGTCTCCAGTCTGTCGGCGCTGCGGGGGTGTGGCGCCGACCCTGGGCGCTGGCCGGCGGGCGGAGGCGCCGGAGCTTGGGCGCGGGGCCCGAGGGCCATCCGCGCGCGCAGAAGCGAGCCCAACTAGCTGCGGCTCCACGACCGCGGTCGGAGGGGCGCCGAAGACGCCAGACGGCGGACCAGCGCCCGGCGAAAAAGGCGACCGCGAGCGGGTGGCGGAAGTCGAGAAACCGCATCACTACGAATACTACGTCCACTACCGCCACACAAACAGACGCTTGGATACATGGCTGAAGTTCGACGACCTGCGCCCCATCACACCGGACGGGCAGGTGCTCGAGTTCCCCGCAGTcgagagcagacgaaggcgacgaaagcgaagacgcgacgcagacgaggacgacgactcaggcgacgagacagagcctaagcgaaggagacacgaccgagacgaagacgcggcgCTCAGTGACgtggaaaacgaaagagacgaaggagagagctcGGACCGCGacgcggaagacgaggaagacagtgACTCGGAGATGCTGGACAAGCTCGCGATGTTCGACCCCAGTGTACAGTTTTCAGATGTGAGGCTTGCGCTCAACGGCGACTCTCGCCCGCGCGTCCTTCCCGTATCTCCAGTTCTGCGCATGCCTTGCTCGGCACCCCTTTCAGAACTGCTTGTCTacatgtatatctgtatatacatatatataaatatatataaatatatatatatatatatataaatatatccTCTTCATTTGCACActcatttctctctcgggGTCTTTTCCTCACCAGTTGGTCACTGGCGACGCAGGCACAAGCGTTTGGGCCTTCAGGCTCAGGAAAGttgcgcctttctctgcagcgagTTTCTCGTCGAACAAGGGGGTCGaccgtctcttcttcctgtgtgtctttctttctcagcacgacgaagaagcggcgaaggAGCACGAAGGCATGGATTTGGCCACCCTCCAGGCGCatgaagaagcgacgaaaatCAAGACGATTCGGCAGATCCAGTTCGGGCCGTTTCTCCTCCAAACGTGGTATTTCTCGCCGTACCCTGCCCATGTACAAGACGCAGAAGTTCTTTACGTCTGCGAATTctgcctctcgttcttccgcCATGCCAGCGAACTCTCCACCCACAACCAAAGATGCATCCTCAGACATCCTCCCGGCGACGAAATCTACCGGGAAGGAAGGTGCGAGAAAACAGGGACGCTCTGTTGCCCAGCGATTCTCCAACTTCTCCCCTCGTTCTCTGagcctctgtctgtctgctttccatcctctctctatccgcctcttcgtgtctctgtgtctctccgcttcggcctctctcttttgtctaggtctccttttttctccttctttcgccttccggCGCTGTCTCACTTTGTTTTCTCATGGGACTTTCGCAGGTCCAGCTTTTGGGCTTCTGCTCTGAGGTTTCTGTTCTGGTTGAGTCGCCTTGTCCGCTTTGACAGAAggttttcgtcttctttgcttttccctgtttcctcAGACTCTCCGTCTTTGAGGTGGATGGCAGTGTTGCTCGCGTTTACAGCGAAAACCTCTGCTTCCTTGCCAAGCTCTTCCTTGACCACAAGACACTCCAATACGACGTCGAGCCGTTCCTCTTCTACGTCCTCACTGAGGTAACTCACAAAATCAACAAACAAGTGAAAAACTCGACGTGACTCCATACTTATACCTATAtgtatctacatatatatgtatatatgcatattaaTCTGTCTATCCAGTTTCATATATTAACCTGTGTGTCGCCAtcaatctctctctctctctctctatatatatatatatttacatatatgtttatatgttTAAAAGGTGGAGAACTGTGCACAGGTTTTTGTGTTCGATTTTTTAAATTGATGGGCATACGAGAGTAGCTCTCCGACTTGTGACGCCGTGGTTTGACTCTCCGGTGTCGCACTGCAGTTTCCCTACTCCGAAGGAACAACGTCACCCTCTCGTTTGTGTGACCTTCGatgtgcgtttttcttttctcaaggcgcctttctctctgcgaaggatatatgcatacgtcTTTAAACAGGCACCTACATCCATTTACCAATGCATTTTCCGTTTCAGCGAAGCTGTTTTCTTTCATGGTATTtgcttcgcgttttctttgaGTTCCTCACTTGTTTTGACGGGTGTGAacgcttcgtttctccacctGTGGGCAGTTGGCAGGAATAGAGAGAGGCCTATGAAAGAGTGTAAGAGGGAGAGTTGTGTCTCCTTggagaaactgcatgcagagagacagagaaagaggggactcggcttcttctttccacccgaggcgcgtttctcgtctcccgtTTCCTCAGGTCGACCGAACGGGGTGTCACCTGATTGGCTACTTCTCCAAGGTGCGTGGGCCCCCCTCGCTGAGATTTTTACACGAAGGATTCAGATCTTCCGACATGTCGCTtggcgcgtttttcttctttggaGATGAGATCACGCCTCGAACCTTCAGCTCATTGTGAATTTCAAAACTCGCAGCCTCCACTCGAAACGACAGTTCTTTGTCGCTCCGTCTGGTGTGCGACTGGTCGACGCATATAGCGCCTCAGGCAGTGGGCGACGCTCCGTGAATCCACGATCCGCTCTGCGTTGAAACGCGACtcctcgagaaaaaacgttCCCGGTCTCTGTCATttgcgtcttttttctgtgccCGCCTGTGCATGCTATATCCGACTGCGGCTTAGGGTGGACTCTGAACTCCTCGGCTGTGTTGCCTGCGCCGTCGTTCTCAGGAAAAAATTTCCCTGCAAGCGTACAACCTCGCCTGCATCTTGACGATGCCTCAACATCAAAGAAAGGGATACGGCCGCTTCCTCATCTCCTTCTCGTATCTCCTTTCGctacgagagaagaagaagggaggaccGGAGCGCCCCCTCAGTGACCTTGGCCGCCTCAGCTACATCGGCTGGTGGACTTGGTGTCTCCTCACGCACATGGAGAGCGAcgcacagaagcgaaggaggaaaaTATCCATCGAAGTAAGGCAAACAAAGGCGCCGGAGAGGGTGGTGGTtcagacgcgaaggcgagagcgagacaggaaaTGCGGGAACCCAAGAAAGGCAAAAGAAACACCCGACAGACAACAGAGTTTCGACGACGGGTGTCcattcgccttcttcgcggagCAACTTCTTGGTGATTTTTTCTATTTCTTCACATGTCTCTCATTGATGTGACTCTTAACTTTGTGGCAGATCTACGCAAGAGACACGCCGTTTCCAGGCCGTTTCAAATGGGAGTTGCATGCTGCTGTagatgtgtatatgcatgcctCGAGAGTTACATTTATAGGCTTCTCTGTGGTCCTTGATGAGGCGTCAATCTATGCATGCCTCATATCAGTCAAAATCGCTATGGaggaatatatatatatatatatatatatatccgtatgtgtgcatgtgtggaTGCATGTATTCAGAGGCCGTAACATGCATACATCTTACAGTgcgtaaatatatatatatatatatatatatggctgtttttgtttgcatgcgcggatgCATTTATTTGGATTTCGTTTCGCGTTGTTTTCTGATGTTTGCTCAGGATTTGGTTCGGAACACAGCAGTCCGGGAGGAAGATATCCAAAGGACTCTTGAGGAAATCGGCGTTCTTCGGTGAGGCtggctggagagagagaagcagggacaacgcgaaggggagacgaagacagagaccgagagagagagaacggtcGAAAAACAGAAGTCTCGAGGGAATTCTGGTCTCCCGGGAGCGTCGAGTGGAGACGATAGCAAACGAAGGGCTCCACTGTGGAGACGATAGCAAACGAAGGGCTCCACTGTGGAGACGATAGCAAACGAAGGGCTCCACTGCGGAGACGATAGCAAACGAAGGGCTCCACTGTGGAGACGATAGCAAACGAAGGGCTCCACTGTGGAGACGATAGCAAACGAAGGGCTCCACTGTGGAGACGATAGCAAACGAAGGGCTCCACTGTGGAGACGATAGCAAACGAAGGGCTCCACTGTGGAGACGATAGCAAACGAAGGGCTCCACTGCGGAGACGATAGCAAACGAAGGGCTCCACTGTGGAGACGATAGCAAACGAGGGGCTCCACTGTGGAGACGATAGCAAACGAAGGGCTCCACTGTGGAGACGATAGCAAACGAAGGGCTCCACTGTGGAGACGATAGCAAACGAAGGGCTCCACTGTGGAGACGATAGCAAACGAAGGGCTCCACTGTGGAGACGATAGCAAACGAAGGGCTCCACTGTGGAGACGATAGCAAACGAAGGGCTCCACTGTGGAGACGATAGCAAACGAAGGGCTCCACTGCGGAGACGATAGCAAACGAAGGGCTCCACTGCGGAGACGATAGCAAACGAAGGGCTCCACTGTGGAGGCGATAGCAAACGAGGGGCTCCACTGTGGAGACGATAGCAAACGAAGGGCTCCACTGTGGAGACGATAGCAAACGAAGGGCTCCACTGTGGAGACGATAGCAAACGAAGGGGTCCACTGTGGAGACGATAgcaagcgaaggcgagaaatgCACGAgccttctgtgtgtctctctgttgcattttccttctgctccgcAGGTATGTTCAAGGTCACcacctgcttcttcttcacccgGATCTGGTGAAAACGCGGCTCAAGTACGTTTTCAGAAGACACAAAAAGTCGGCCTGACCGCTAAAAAGGATGGGGAGCTTCGCGTCCAGTGCCTGCACTTGGCATGTTTTTCGAACAGAACGTAGGGAAGGGAGttgaagaaaggagaaaaagacgccAGAGGGTGAACGGCGCGACGTTGCAGATCGTTTCGCGGATCGATGTGTGGAGTCTGCCCTCACTTCagtcgcctgcttctcgaTTGATTCCAAAGACTGCCGCAGATCTCGATGCTCCCTTTTGGGGAAGTTGCTGCAGTGGCTTCGCCGCTGCAGTCTGTCGCGCCTTTCTCCCGTGTCTCGcatcgctctctccttcgctcctAGCTTTTTTCCTCCCTCCTGCGGCGGCGCAAGCagttccgtttcttctgcgaTATGTCTTTCACAGAGAGGCAGGTTCGGCGGGCGTATTAGTCCACGGAGAGAACCTGCGCTTCGTCAGTTACCACCGGACTCCCCCTGCACCTCGCGAAGCTCTGCCGCCGCCGaggcggggagaagaagactgagtGGGGACCGTCGCGAGACCTTGCAGTTAACCAGGAAAGGATGCATAGACGGCGTCTGTGCTCAGAGAAACGGCGCTCctcaaagaaaagaaactaCGGCGTCTGCGTACCGTCAGAGGCGAACGGAATGACAGAGTGCGTCCGAGGTGGACGAGCTTTGCGGCTTTGTCACTCTTCATTTTTCTACCGTGACTCCTGCTGAGTCGATACGGGATGAAggcgctgcttctgctgctgcacAAAGCTCAAGAGACGTCGAGTCCagacggggagacagagagaaacctcGAAGCCGATgccggtgcatgcgttgacGACAGAGGGGAGACACGGAGCCTTAAGGATccaagagacacacagagagaaacacagtcAGAATGACTCAGACCTTCTTTCGTTCGTCTATCTGATTAGTGGATGGAAAAATAGCGGAGAGCGGCAGACCTACGGAGGCTCAAGAGAGAACAACACCAccgaagaacaagagattCAGCAACGAATCCTTGAAGGGAAACCGAGGCTGGAACcctcagaaaaagaagaagagacaaaccaTTGACAAaaggcagagggagacgagcaCCAGTGTAAAACGGTCGTACAAATTTACACCTCACACCGTAACAGATAGACGGACAATAGTGCATATATACTCctgtgcatatatacatatatatatatatatatatatttatataaatacacatacatCGGTCTACTGATGGATTTACTAACGTTTCTGGAGAACTGAGGAAGCGCGCAAGGGGATGTTTGCCAACGCATTCCATGCTTGAGACAGAGCCCTGTCTGAACGCAGGCCAATGGCTTCATGTAGGACCTAGGCGAGAGCTCTTTATTTTTGCGTGTGGGGTCGTTTTGTTTGTggagagatgcatgcagtgacgCGTTTCCATACGCTCTCACTCCTGCGGATTCCGGTAATGTCCCCGTCAGTCCCTCCATCGCGATGTATGAATGTAACGAACTTCATATTTGTACATCcctcacatatatatatatatatatatgtgcaaGAAGGGAACTGTGTTTTTAATGACAGTGTAGGCTTTGCGTTGGAATCAGTGAGAGGGATTGCGGTGGAGCACAGTGTCGGGGTCGCAGCTTTTGAAGGCTCTTTTCGAGGAAGTTCGGGGCTGTCGTCTGGCCGGTTGTGTACCCGTATGCACCTATTTATCCCTCTCGACTTTCAAGGATGAATGCCAAGCGAACAACGCGTGCAGTCAGTCGATGGAAAGGGAGACgggaaggaaaggcgagaaaggcagagcagaaagaaaggcctgaagaagagcggggCGTTACGATTtgacgagacggagagaagaaggcacagCGATGTTGGAAGAACCATCTGGGGATAAAAAGTCGGGGacagagagtgagagagacaTGAGAAGTGCCACTCAAAGAAGCAACGCTCGATGACCTCATTCGCGGATGgcctctcgttttttcgtcgcttcttcgagCTTCTTGTTCACCTTCCGTCTCCGACTCTCTGCATCGTCTCTCGTGTTCTCGGTTTTTGCGAGTCGCGACTTGGAGTCTCGAGGCAGTttttgttcttctttcctttccgttACCTGTCGCTCGCGAtgtgctctcttctcgcggcaCCAGGGCGTTCCGGCAACCAGGCGAGGCCTCGGGCGCCTCTAGACGCGCGGTTGTGTGTCTCAGAAAGCAGTTGCCATGTTCTCCTTTCTGAGGAAAACAAgccttcttcgacttcgGTCCGGTTCGCCAGCCGCTAGAATAAAACGCGAGACTACAgtggacgagaaaagagagagtcgaTTGTAGGGAACAGGAGCAACAAAAGAGATTTGAAGTACCAGTCATGTAACACTGCAAATGCGCAAAGCACCTTCGAAAAACACACCCAGAagttcttttcttcactCGTTGTCTTCAGAGGCGTTCCGAGGGGAAGTACAGAAATACAAATTCCACACAGAAACGATCAAACAGAGGCTACGCCATTTGACGACAACACACCGATTCCTGCATAGCCTTAGTCCACGCACACCGATATACGCCATGCGCAGGCATATATGTAAAGTTGTTTTTCAGTGCAACGGCGCTAGACGCTGGACACCGGTACCCCTCTGGACTCCTGAAGACAGCGAACGGTGTTAATTTCAATATCCGTCCTTTTTCCATGTTTGCTTGGAAGCTGTGGTCATTAGCAGTGGGGATTAGTAAAGCCAAAGAACCAAGCCGGTGGAATCTGTATGAGTTGATTCCGGCCACACCTGGTCTTTTATTATCGGTGTACTGTGAATCCAGATTTGTCTTGTAGTTCTCGATCCTTTGTTTGCAGTGACCTTTGTACTCCAAATCCTTCCAGGTACCACTCGAGCGGTGTTCAAACTTTGACGACTTATATGGAATCCCCAGAGCGAGTtagagggaagaagagaacagatcATGCGGACTGAGTAGCTGTGGCGTGGATCGAAAGATACGTCCAAGCGTTTCCTTTGTGAACACAAGCGCGCcccctcccttctctcaGTGTGTCGCCATTTTATCTTCAGCATCGCCGATGAGCCTTTTCTCAACAAGAAAGCATAGTTTTTTTTACTCCATATCTGTCTTCACGCTTTTACATGTAGACCTTCTctactcatatatatatatatatatatatatacatataaaggtatatatatatatatatataaaggtatatgtgcatatatgcatgtgacTGTATAATGCCTACCACGTGACTGAGAAGAGTTCTAGAACTGTAGTAGTTGAAAACCAGTCGTCCAGCTTTCACTGCTATTCTCTTTCGATAgccttctcctgttttcATCCGACTGGcgtcgctgccttccttctccactcgGCCCACAATCGACTTCCGAACACGCACTGGCAGGCTTCCAccagcagaaacgcaggGAGTTTTatgtctctgcagcgacTTGGGTTCCCCCATTGTTTTGAGGACGCGTCACGGCCCGTCCAAAAAATGATGAACAGAAGATGTCACGGACAATTTCGGTTGCACGCATCAGCAGAAGAGTTACAGGCAGACGCTGCGCCTGCGCTGTGGAAGAGAACACCCGGCGCACTGCTGGAAAGATCCTCacggaaaaaggaaacgcacAACAGACCTGGCGAACCACACCTGGTAGGGAACTTCTATGCACTTGGTGCATGTGAGACAGGAAATATACAAAAATATGCAACAAGGATGAGTGAGCGCATGAAAGCACCTGCATGCCCGCCTGTGCATGGGAGGATTCGCTTCTTGAGTACGTGTGGTCTACCGGGTGAGGGAATAAGAAAACGAATTGCCCTTTGCTGCAGTTACTGCCAAGGAGCTCGCCTGTGTGTGAAAAGCCTCTCAGCAAACGCATCTGGAGGGAGCGTGAGAGACAAGCAAATTCGAAGAAGACGCTTCACACCCCTATTTAACTTGGGTATTAACGAAGGTGTGaatgcttatatatatatatatatatatatatatatagaccCCCTCCCCGCCATGACATTCACGACATTCACATAAACGAGTATTACCACAGAAACACACATTCACTCATGCGTCCACTCCAAATATGTAGAGTGCCAGATACCTGTGTGTCATCAGGTGACCATATATCCCCTGAACATGGAGGCACTTCCGAAAGAGTCAATTGAGGTTCCGTAAAAAAGACTGGCGACGCCGCTACAAGGTGTACTGGTTGTTCGTGCTTCATTTCTCGAAGAGAGCACTAAAGTGAAAGACAGTGACACAAACGAACAAGAAAATACCCTTTCCGAGTAGTTGGAGCTCTGTGATTTCCGTTATTCTATCCGAATACAAGACGCCTGCTCGTCGTAGTCGATGTGAATAGGACCGAACTCGGCAACGACGCCTTGACGGGGTCTCTCGACATAACCTTGAAAAGTGTAAGTTGGTCGAGATACTTCCATCTGCACTgcttgctttttcttcccctggaCACAGACAGAATCAAAATGACAAACAGACAGGAAACGCCGAGAATACACCCACCAGCGAGACAGCGCATCACATTCGACACGCTCCACACACAAAAACCTAACCATACATGGATGTGCATCTACCTATAGGGACGTATAATATCCACGcttccatatatatacatatatatatatatatatacatatgtacatatatatatatatatatatacatgtatatatacatataaatatatgcatacatatatctatatttagatatatatatatatatatatatatatgcgacTCGACACCATTAGCTAGGCGTATGAAAATCTGGTATACAGTCTGAGtgttccgttttctcttcttttctgtttcctttgttttttaCTCAGAATGTGCCAGTGGGGTGAGAGCAGTGGTGTGCTTGCTTCCTTTTCCACTCCCGGGCTCGCTTTTTGTGAGGGTTGCCTGCTCACCACACTCTGGGGAACAGTCTCCACTTGGTAGTTTTTCAAGTCTGCGATGGTGAAGAGAGTGATTCGGTCTCGCGGTCGGACTTCGATTTCCTTCCCCAGCAGCACGACGTTTGTGTACCAGCTGTCGCACTGCTGCTCGAACACAGTTCCAAAGTGTCTCccctggaaaaaaagagcagTGTAGATATCAGAGGCGTCTTCTCCGGGtggcaggagagaaagcagccgAGAAGAACTTGACCGCAGACACCGGGTGGAACACCCgaagcgacaaagaagacgaagggattgcgagcgaagaacaagaagcaaACGCAGAACAGGAAAACAGACTGCGGGACTTCAGGGGGCGCGAGTACGGGTACAAGAGGTAAGGGAGGTCTCGGTGGTGAGGCGACGGAACGTTTCTTGTGGCATggcaggagagacgcgaagaaggcagttGCCTTTCCGAGGGCGAGACAACGCAGAT
Protein-coding regions in this window:
- the MYSTB gene encoding histone lysine acetyltransferase MYST-B (encoded by transcript TGME49_207080~Gene product name based on ToxoDB Community Expert Annotation.) produces the protein MQGRSDKRGTSPSGGGGAKKGESRETGTFSVEKDPWLPSSSYSDSSSESASQPRVPLSGSCQRPFAFSSRPSSHSSLSRSGNFSRSRAAGSFSSQSPHSSRSSLNASNAAARNSSLASPRPAHSSFSSRHSSPFSRPSAVRPSRPSATSGSSSRSSSSASSSAASLSSSASSSSSSQSFPRQSRRVSTSPLPPVRDVPCSNSTFFSSASPQGFPSSRNRQEQRASPRSPRSTLSHSRSPPARRGKEDALDLSSPPSSQISEEGTRERTGKEAIRCSPNSPPGGHKRDEESERRREERRREGEDEIGSREEERGRGVEVRDRTEEPRKGGDEERERVDGRSKFAEEEKRRQGEERVLSCDGAGERGRSDGEETSAEKREAKEETALKTDQDAPRERKEKDAGGAREKSPGDREGRGEGVRRPGEEPRETTGKRTEHEESATGRDGGANEKKEKREEAQKKEKPSDKKSRPLRERGGRKSCEEGKGDDETQSRLSLSSRISTREPRALAVHQWIGARLGHSFHPGKIISIRSIHSPASSLPFPNSPARRQRQHRGGRTCPSCSKYMPGDSASPVCRRCGGVAPTLGAGRRAEAPELGRGARGPSARAEASPTSCGSTTAVGGAPKTPDGGPAPGEKGDRERVAEVEKPHHYEYYVHYRHTNRRLDTWLKFDDLRPITPDGQVLEFPAVESRRRRRKRRRDADEDDDSGDETEPKRRRHDRDEDAALSDVENERDEGESSDRDAEDEEDSDSEMLDKLAMFDPSVQFSDHDEEAAKEHEGMDLATLQAHEEATKIKTIRQIQFGPFLLQTWYFSPYPAHVQDAEVLYVCEFCLSFFRHASELSTHNQRCILRHPPGDEIYREGRLSVFEVDGSVARVYSENLCFLAKLFLDHKTLQYDVEPFLFYVLTEVDRTGCHLIGYFSKEKISLQAYNLACILTMPQHQRKGYGRFLISFSYLLSLREKKKGGPERPLSDLGRLSYIGWWTWCLLTHMESDAQKRRRKISIEDLVRNTAVREEDIQRTLEEIGVLRYVQGHHLLLLHPDLVKTRLKEAGSAGVLVHGENLRFVSYHRTPPAPREALPPPRRGEED